DNA from Eucalyptus grandis isolate ANBG69807.140 chromosome 5, ASM1654582v1, whole genome shotgun sequence:
AAtccctttcaaagaaaaatcattttccgaaTCAATGCTTGTCTgtttcatctcaatttttagtatgttaatCTTCAAGAAgtcatctacaactttcatcaagaagtcgaagtgagattccaattagaaaattgcatgcagctcacgaaatcaccaaaggtcggactgtttttcTAGAAAACAGATTACTAGACTAAGGTACTACTCCCATAACTTCGAAAATTCTCACCTCCACCACCTCCGAAATTCACCATACATCACACACAATCACATTAAGCAACAACTCCTATTTAATCCCAACTTATATAGATATCTAATTACACTTtaatatggccataaaactttgtaacataaaataacaaaatccaaCCTATAAAGCACACGGCCAAGAGTaaaaattttcctatcaaataattgtCCATTGAAATGCTCAACCCTAATCTATTGTAATTTATTAGACCAATGACCATAATATAGTCCGATGGCGCTCCCATCACTTATTCATGGTATATCTAGGAGTTGTCATAAAATTTTAAGATGCCACAAGTACCCACCCATTAGGAATCATCTATTTTGGACCGGTCCGATTTCAAGTTGAGCGAATcttattcacatctaaaaacAATATGCGATCTTTGATTGATTGTGCAACCCTTGCGCTACTAGCTAAGTAATACCTCTTAGATACTTTCATTAGCTCATCAATCAATACCTACAGCATCATGCATTTCATCATATCTCATCaaaatctcaagaaaaaaataaaaagccaaaattggaagacaaaaaagagatagattcttttccttcttttgggtCGGCCAAAATACAAGAGACAGGTTTGCATAGCCAATCAGACAATGGTGTGGTCTCTGCAGTCTCAAAAATCTCTTAATCTCTCTGACATGAATTGACGGACCGTCGCGTGGTGGGTACGCATGAAGTAATCTTCGCTCCTCCAACAGCAAGACATTGCAGCCCCTTACCGACACCATCCCAATTGCACAACCAACCAAGCtaattacattaatttgaaATTCAGCAATAATCCCATATGAAAACACGgctaattaagtcataaaaaagATCTAATTCCACAATTACCCACAGATCATCTCCGGCTATTCCCGATCCATTCCTCCGACATCTGGAATCGAAATCGTGCTTCAACCGCCAGTCCGGCCCTccccatcctcctcctcctcctcgaagGCCGACACCGGGAAAGACCGCGAGAGCCCGGTCGGGTTCGCGAAGGCTACCTTGGCCGGGTCGTTCCCGTCTATGTAGATGTCGGAGACGGTGACCCAGAACAGGAGCTCCTTGCTCTTGACCCCGGTGAGCCGCTTCATCCGGCGGTCCCCGACGAAGGCGGTGATCTCGGCGTCGTAGGAGACGCTGCGGGAGACGGCGCGGAAGCGGTGGACCTTGGGCTTGCGCTGCTGGACCCAGACGAAACCGGTGGAGCGGTTGTAGCCGACCTCGACGATGTCATCCAGGGGGAGAAGGCCCTTGGGGAGGTTGATCGCGGAGAGGAGCTCGCGGGACTTGAGCTTGCACAGAGAGTCCCCTTTGTAGACCTCGGCGTTGTCCCGATGCGTCGCTATGAGCTCGGTCgtcatttccttttcctttcttcggcTTGCCTTGGAAAGTCCAGAtctgctctctttcttttgctagttcacagagagagagagagagggggtagagagggaggagaaacaACGGAGAAGGGGTTCTTATACTCGTTCGGATTTAATGGTCCGGATTTGgattaagataaaataaaataagataagaatgaataaaaaaaaaaatcctccaaaTATGTTACGAATcgttaaaaatattaaaaaaatttatttgtccAATAAAATCTTCGACGTTATCTAGAATTCACCACTTTAGCTCCCTCCATAGCATCTCAAATCCCCTCTCTCAACTACTGGAGTTCGTCCTAGTGGGTCACCCTTCCAACTTGAAAGGGAGAGGTAAGAggttcaaatctccacattTTCAGAGGGGATTAGGGTGGGGACAgtttcatttcaggagtgggtttcgactcccacgccttgTAAGGAGGCAAgacaaaagtctgaaagtgGGTGTTAAAATAGGATTATAGtaagaccgacaaaaaaaaaaaaaaaaatctcctctACTTTCTtatgattctttccttcacccCCAATTTCGTCAGACCCACTGTCATCTCCACCTCCAAACTGGCACGGAGGTGAAGGGTAACGATGGGGTGGTGGACGCCATGCGCGAAGCTCAAGTGCCACTTGATGTCGAAGCCAACAATCTAGGATAGTGAGGGGGCAAAAAGGAGGTGGATGGCATTGAGGCACTGAGTGACAAGGGCGGACCCACCTATGTTGTGGACAACGAGATCCTTCATGGCGCAGACAATTCTTAACGAAGGAACATATCATGTGACAAATTAATGAATCATGTCATTTCGAAACACAAGCATGAACTGCCGAATTCAAGGTGGCTAAATAAGTGGTTCACTGACCTAAAAAGGTGAAAGGCTCTTGATTCTGCAGAAAAGATTAGTAGCCGGTCAGATGCTAAATTTAGGGATGGGTATGAGGCGGGGCGGCAATGGAGTTGGGGGATCACATTCCCCTCCCGAACCCGTGGATGAAAATCTTGCCCCGGCCTTCACTAAGACAATGGAGCACCACCCTAGACTTATAAGCTTCTGCCCAGAAAGAACTAAATATCACTTTCGTAATGgtcatttgacatttttcttatgTTTACTTTTCAAGAATGACATCTTAGGCGACTTTAGGAAAGAATGGTTGGTTTCATAGAGTTAAACAAGTTCCAACTTTCACAAGTTAGATGTTGCGGGACAATGTGAACAAGTTACTTACCTGAAGAACTTTCTCACTTTGTATCTCTTATAAAAGCAAGGTATTTTTATCATACTTTCATTTAccacaaatatataaataatatcaaaGAATATACACGGGACAGGGGCGGGACCTAGACCAGCCAGGCACCACCAATTGCCCCGCCTAGTAACACCTGGGGCATTTCGGCAGGAAAATTTGCCCCATCTAGGGTAGTACTCAACAAGGCACGAATTCCCTGCATCCCCTGCCCATCCCTATGCGTGTTGCGTGGGTTAAATAGCAAATTCAAAGTAAATCAATACCCGCTAGCACGGAAAACTCCGTGTTACCCAATTCATGCAACTACACGATcgtcataaataaataaatcgtgCACACATCCATTCTCTAATTGAACATGAGTCTATTATCTGCACTATTGAAACCAAATTATTAAGTTTCAAACTCGTTTAGTAACTTTCAGTGAACAGCCAAAGGCACAACATTTGACCGGTCAGAGAGCATGCAAAAAGGAAACACCAGTTGGGACCGCTAGATGGCAGGATCAGTACCGCTTTTTCCCCGTCACGACCTCCCATGCCTGCAAGATGTGATTAACGATTTCCTCCACTCCATGGCCATGCTTTACCTGCAAATATATAGCTCATAGATCCATCATTTCTTTCAAGAAAGTCCAAATTCAGTAATTTGCATGCCCTCATGTATATACAGAATGTGCACAGAAGAAACTCCAGAAACAAGGATGTGTCTAGATGATGAAAACCACTCATCATAAAAACTTTCCCAAAGCTCTCTGTTCCGAGTGGTCTGAAATGATCCGCGTGCATGAGAGAGAGTGGGAgaaaaagtcagatggatatAGAGACAGAAGGAACTAATGCAAAATGAGGTGGAAAGTACTAGGGTGAGATGTGGGTTGCGAAGTCCACACACTTCCCTCACCTGTGCAAAGACAAAGGGTCCTCCATCTCGCATCCGAAGTGCATCTCGCTCCATCACAGCCAAGTCAGCTCCAACAGCTGCTGCAAGGTCAGTTTTGTTTATCACCTGGAATATTGAAGTAGAGACACGTGGCAATAAAATCATTTCCATCACACAAATCACCTGAGTGAAAGCAAGATGCCATTGCTACTTGCACAGAAATAAAGATATTTCAccaaaaaaggagaggaaaatgtACCAGGAGATCAGCTTGGGTGATGCCTGGGCCTCCTTTGCGAGGAATTTTATCACCTCCAGAAACATCGATGATGTATATGATGAAGTCTGCCAGTTCTCTGCTGAAGTTCGCAGCTAAATTATCTGCATAAACAGTATAAGACCATCTTTATGCCTTGATCAGTTGAATTTAGAGGATGCAAGTCTAATCAAACAGTAGTGTAGCCACCATTCGTTTCCTTTTTTAGGACCAGGTCTAAGGCACCATTCTTAGACACGCTGCATGTTCATCATATGCGCATGCCTTTGCAATCTTCCAAACCCAACTGTAACAAACTTTGACTATAAATATTTATCGTTAGCCTGTTTTTCCAAATCTTCCAACATGGCATGTCATTTATCCAACACTTGGAGCTTGGTCCAATAACCAGATTGAGTGCAACAGATGAAAAAGTATACTGTTGCAAGAGTGCCACATGTTATCATTGTGTTTACTAAGGCAAGATGGCACAAAAGAATCAATGTAGGCATAGCCAACTTTACTTTGTGAGAGAAAAATGGGTTATCTatcttgtttctgtttttgcTTGAAGTGAAAGCAACAAGGCTAAGTTACCTCCCCCGGATTCACATAGCAATATGTCTGCTTTGTACAAGTTTGAAAGCTCCTCAAGAGGACCCAAATTAATACTAATGTCCTCACGAATTGCCGCATGTGGGCATCCTCCTGTTTCCACTGCCCGTATCCTTTCCTCGGGAAGTGCCCCATGCTTTACCAAGAACTCACCATCCTCTTTCGTGAAGATATCATTTGTCACCTGAAACAAAGAAACTGCTTTTGGTCAATCTTTTAGTGCAGTCTTGATAAAGCAGACAAGCAGAGACAATAGAGTTCATGCATAACAACATAATGGGAAAATTGTTCCAttgtcctaaaccttttg
Protein-coding regions in this window:
- the LOC104444837 gene encoding uncharacterized protein LOC104444837, whose protein sequence is MTTELIATHRDNAEVYKGDSLCKLKSRELLSAINLPKGLLPLDDIVEVGYNRSTGFVWVQQRKPKVHRFRAVSRSVSYDAEITAFVGDRRMKRLTGVKSKELLFWVTVSDIYIDGNDPAKVAFANPTGLSRSFPVSAFEEEEEDGEGRTGG
- the LOC104444835 gene encoding urease accessory protein G — protein: MLALCQFLRDKYSLAAVTNDIFTKEDGEFLVKHGALPEERIRAVETGGCPHAAIREDISINLGPLEELSNLYKADILLCESGGDNLAANFSRELADFIIYIIDVSGGDKIPRKGGPGITQADLLVINKTDLAAAVGADLAVMERDALRMRDGGPFVFAQVKHGHGVEEIVNHILQAWEVVTGKKRY